The following coding sequences are from one Motacilla alba alba isolate MOTALB_02 chromosome 4, Motacilla_alba_V1.0_pri, whole genome shotgun sequence window:
- the C4H4orf50 gene encoding uncharacterized protein C4orf50 homolog isoform X3, translated as MRKKLQLTLFEPGRCHITAFTTEKKVRNLSFCETNTNLWSDGLCIAAKGGFYDRATELLHGMLPSTVAEIFTTSLEECNMEKHWGNKQILPRSVSENKCLDKDVDDENYHQKIFTGRAEREEIQNDKAQQQQVTCNLEESSKVSYKNELFSPGKQGVEARESLHSMQGAQSLSVDFKDFKKCFEGSPERMEKEENISENCIPDVNSGCNGEDITEMEEKGRQAQKPSHQTSPSSNIGLKKRKDQTLKLCKPNKNFSCQKIAAKNVQHEYSQSFFSLDAERYPLNLLFPLPERPVCLSKLFQPGNSFYKCFCPLSTWEAGNECNVRISVLEKAVAACSQRIFLLMQENENYSKKVCILQQENDRYAQMMCALEEEMDAYFHYVLAADEANIVSFQNLLNEKEVAGGCYNNLTEESTMNPGTFFVATFSKNFSYVEEKNRNSEKDSWTIASNKLHRRVLSLNGRKMRCFQLLSDLKEERSRCFKEMAKLLQDKENYVTKYNELIQERKRNLQRIALSEGEKETLLEHLAEIKCEQDKYRTLVSELQDCKTSYYQTISDLQEEKCVLQREIDRIKQETSERLDELQKANANFIVENKNLKELISSLGFTYEELRKEKSLRTNKNIVKLKEESQQPGLKPKKVETICSVTQIEEQGVLATDPSDYSPGKKGSMFESYSMMKEQVRKVEEKLKIQQKELEKSKKEAQKWYRELGFAETRYEETKTHLMQVLSELDHLKQEVGDKMQGKQHCKLMEKELQKRKSEVKLTLAPLKAKLACLTQKCQERNSFIRRMHDEFHRQGFINSAFDEEMKNLVNDKTLAEYMVAFTPMCDQVVLPSSTDVSQANGQPEDHVAGAKGSRRTGSVSADSQPGMDGPHSSPLPQTWVLVVLLQ; from the exons ATGAGGAAGAAGCTCCAACTGACCTTGTTTGAGCCTGGAAGGTGTCACATAACAGCTTTCACCACTGAGAAGAAAGTAAGGAATTTGAGTTTCTGTGAGACAAATACTAATCTTTGGTCTGATGGCCTTTGCATTGCTGCAAAAGGAGGATTTTATGACAGAGCTACTGAACTTCTTCATGGAATGTTGCCTTCCACTGTTGCTGAAATTTTTACAACATCTCTAGAAGAATGCAACATGGAGAAACATTGGGGAAACAAGCAAATTCTGCCAAGAAGTGTAAGTGAAAACAAATGTCTGGATAAAGATGTTGATGATGAAAACTATCaccaaaaaatatttacagggagagctgaaagagaagaaatacagaatgacAAAGCCCAACAACAACAGGTGACCTGTAATCTTGAGGAAAGTTCTAAAGTTTCCTACAAAAATGAATTATTCAGTCCTGGGAAACAAGGAGTGGAAGCCAGAGAGAGTCTCCATAGCATGCAGGGTGCCCAGAGTTTATCTGTTGattttaaagactttaaaaagtgttttgaagGGAGTCCTGAACGaatggagaaagaagaaaatatttcagaaaactgcATCCCTGATGTGAATAGTGGATGTAATGGAGAAGACATAactgaaatggaagagaaaggaaggcAGGCTCAGAAACCAAGTCACCAAACAAGCCCCTCCAGCAATATTGgcctgaaaaaaaggaaagaccaGACCTTGAAACTATGTAAACCAAATAAGAATTTCTCGTGTCAAAAAATAGCTGCTAAAAATGTGCAGCATGAATACTCACAGAGTTTTTTTTCATTGGATGCAGAGAGATATCCACTAAACTTGTTGTTTCCTCTGCCAGAGAGGCCTGTGTGCTTAAGTAAACTATTCCAGCCAGGAAACAGTTTTTATAAGTGTTTCTGTCCTCTGTCAACCTGGGAAGCTGGAAATGAATGTAATGTGAGAATATCTGTACTGGAAAAAGCAGTGGCTGCGTGTTCTCAGAGGATATTTCTGCTGATGCAAGAGAATGAGAATTACTCCAAAAAAGTCTGTATCTTACAACAGGAGAATGACAGATATGCCCAGATGATGTGTGCCCTGGAAGAGGAGATGGATGcatattttcattatgttttaGCAGCAGATGAAGCTAACATTGTTTCATTCCAAAACTTACTTAATGAGAAAGAAGTTGCTGGTGGATGTTATAATAATTTAACAGAAGAAAGCACCATGAACCCAGGAACATTTTTTGTTGCAACTTTTTCTAAGAATTTCTCATACgttgaagagaaaaacaggaattcTGAAAAAGACTCATGGACAATTGCATCAAATAAACTTCACAGGAGAGTTCTATCCCTgaatggaaggaaaatgaggtgcttccagctgctttctgacctgaaagaagaaagaagcagatGCTTCAAAGAAATGGCTAAATTATTACAAGACAAGGAGAACTATGTCACAAAATATAATGAATTAATacaagagagaaagagaaatttacAGAGAATAGCTCTTTCAGAAGGCGAAAAAGAAACTTTGTTGGAACATTTGGCAGAGATAAAGTGTGAGCAAGACAAATACAGGACCTTAGTTTCAGAGCTCCAGGACTGCAAAACTAGCTATTATCAAACAATTTCTGActtacaggaggaaaaatgtgtACTGCAAAGAGAGATAGACAGAATCAAGCAAGAAACTTCAGAACGGCTTGATGaacttcagaaagcaaatgcaaactttattgtagaaaataaaaacttaaaagAATTAATATCTTCTTTGGGTTTCACCTATGAAGagctgagaaaagagaaaagtttaAGAACAAACAAGAATATAGTAAAACTAAAAGAAGAAAGTCAACAACCTGGTCTTAAGCCAAAGAAAGTTGAGACAATATGTAGTGTAACACAAATTGAAGAACAGGGAGTTCTGGCTACAGATCCTTCAGATTATTCCCCTGGGAAAAAG GGCAGCATGTTTGAAAGCTACAGTATGATGAAAGAGCAAGTCAGAAAGGTGGAAGAGaaactaaaaatacagcaaaaggaattagaaaaatcaaaaaaagag GCTCAGAAGTGGTACAGAGAGCTTGGTTTTGCTGAAACAAGGTATGAAGAAACCAAAACTCATTTGATGCAGGTTCTCTCAGAATTAGACCACCTTAAGCAAGAAGTTGGGGACAAaatgcagggaaagcagcactgcaaaTTAATG GAGaaagagctgcagaagaggAAGTCTGAAGTGAAGTTGACATTAGCTCCTCTGAAG GCTAAGCTGGCTTGCCTCACCCAAAAGTGCCAGGAAAGGAACAGCTTCATTAGGAGGATGCATGATGAATTCCACAGGCAAGGGTTTATTAACTCTGCATTTGATGAAGAGATGAAGAACCTGGTGAATGACAAGACCCTGGCAGAGTACATGGTTGCTTTTACACCAATGTGTGATCAAGTG GTGCTGCCTTCCTCCACAGATGTTTCACAGGCTAATGGTCAGCCAGAGGATCATGTGGCAGGCGCCAAAGGGAGCAGGAGGACTGGCTCAGTGTCTGCAGACTCTCAGCCAGGGATGGATGGCCCCCACAGTTCTCCCCTACCCCAGACATGGGTGCTGGTTGTTCTGTTGCAGTAA
- the C4H4orf50 gene encoding uncharacterized protein C4orf50 homolog isoform X2, with amino-acid sequence MRKKLQLTLFEPGRCHITAFTTEKKVRNLSFCETNTNLWSDGLCIAAKGGFYDRATELLHGMLPSTVAEIFTTSLEECNMEKHWGNKQILPRSVSENKCLDKDVDDENYHQKIFTGRAEREEIQNDKAQQQQVTCNLEESSKVSYKNELFSPGKQGVEARESLHSMQGAQSLSVDFKDFKKCFEGSPERMEKEENISENCIPDVNSGCNGEDITEMEEKGRQAQKPSHQTSPSSNIGLKKRKDQTLKLCKPNKNFSCQKIAAKNVQHEYSQSFFSLDAERYPLNLLFPLPERPVCLSKLFQPGNSFYKCFCPLSTWEAGNECNVRISVLEKAVAACSQRIFLLMQENENYSKKVCILQQENDRYAQMMCALEEEMDAYFHYVLAADEANIVSFQNLLNEKEVAGGCYNNLTEESTMNPGTFFVATFSKNFSYVEEKNRNSEKDSWTIASNKLHRRVLSLNGRKMRCFQLLSDLKEERSRCFKEMAKLLQDKENYVTKYNELIQERKRNLQRIALSEGEKETLLEHLAEIKCEQDKYRTLVSELQDCKTSYYQTISDLQEEKCVLQREIDRIKQETSERLDELQKANANFIVENKNLKELISSLGFTYEELRKEKSLRTNKNIVKLKEESQQPGLKPKKVETICSVTQIEEQGVLATDPSDYSPGKKGSMFESYSMMKEQVRKVEEKLKIQQKELEKSKKEAQKWYRELGFAETRYEETKTHLMQVLSELDHLKQEVGDKMQGKQHCKLMPVYTLKDAQEKEVNKIASKRLEQQVLTLKAQLRDQAAVQNQFHDLQNEVELLQAQLCEKEKELQKRKSEVKLTLAPLKAKLACLTQKCQERNSFIRRMHDEFHRQGFINSAFDEEMKNLVNDKTLAEYMVAFTPMCDQVISEEVRKRRDNSEYFKT; translated from the exons ATGAGGAAGAAGCTCCAACTGACCTTGTTTGAGCCTGGAAGGTGTCACATAACAGCTTTCACCACTGAGAAGAAAGTAAGGAATTTGAGTTTCTGTGAGACAAATACTAATCTTTGGTCTGATGGCCTTTGCATTGCTGCAAAAGGAGGATTTTATGACAGAGCTACTGAACTTCTTCATGGAATGTTGCCTTCCACTGTTGCTGAAATTTTTACAACATCTCTAGAAGAATGCAACATGGAGAAACATTGGGGAAACAAGCAAATTCTGCCAAGAAGTGTAAGTGAAAACAAATGTCTGGATAAAGATGTTGATGATGAAAACTATCaccaaaaaatatttacagggagagctgaaagagaagaaatacagaatgacAAAGCCCAACAACAACAGGTGACCTGTAATCTTGAGGAAAGTTCTAAAGTTTCCTACAAAAATGAATTATTCAGTCCTGGGAAACAAGGAGTGGAAGCCAGAGAGAGTCTCCATAGCATGCAGGGTGCCCAGAGTTTATCTGTTGattttaaagactttaaaaagtgttttgaagGGAGTCCTGAACGaatggagaaagaagaaaatatttcagaaaactgcATCCCTGATGTGAATAGTGGATGTAATGGAGAAGACATAactgaaatggaagagaaaggaaggcAGGCTCAGAAACCAAGTCACCAAACAAGCCCCTCCAGCAATATTGgcctgaaaaaaaggaaagaccaGACCTTGAAACTATGTAAACCAAATAAGAATTTCTCGTGTCAAAAAATAGCTGCTAAAAATGTGCAGCATGAATACTCACAGAGTTTTTTTTCATTGGATGCAGAGAGATATCCACTAAACTTGTTGTTTCCTCTGCCAGAGAGGCCTGTGTGCTTAAGTAAACTATTCCAGCCAGGAAACAGTTTTTATAAGTGTTTCTGTCCTCTGTCAACCTGGGAAGCTGGAAATGAATGTAATGTGAGAATATCTGTACTGGAAAAAGCAGTGGCTGCGTGTTCTCAGAGGATATTTCTGCTGATGCAAGAGAATGAGAATTACTCCAAAAAAGTCTGTATCTTACAACAGGAGAATGACAGATATGCCCAGATGATGTGTGCCCTGGAAGAGGAGATGGATGcatattttcattatgttttaGCAGCAGATGAAGCTAACATTGTTTCATTCCAAAACTTACTTAATGAGAAAGAAGTTGCTGGTGGATGTTATAATAATTTAACAGAAGAAAGCACCATGAACCCAGGAACATTTTTTGTTGCAACTTTTTCTAAGAATTTCTCATACgttgaagagaaaaacaggaattcTGAAAAAGACTCATGGACAATTGCATCAAATAAACTTCACAGGAGAGTTCTATCCCTgaatggaaggaaaatgaggtgcttccagctgctttctgacctgaaagaagaaagaagcagatGCTTCAAAGAAATGGCTAAATTATTACAAGACAAGGAGAACTATGTCACAAAATATAATGAATTAATacaagagagaaagagaaatttacAGAGAATAGCTCTTTCAGAAGGCGAAAAAGAAACTTTGTTGGAACATTTGGCAGAGATAAAGTGTGAGCAAGACAAATACAGGACCTTAGTTTCAGAGCTCCAGGACTGCAAAACTAGCTATTATCAAACAATTTCTGActtacaggaggaaaaatgtgtACTGCAAAGAGAGATAGACAGAATCAAGCAAGAAACTTCAGAACGGCTTGATGaacttcagaaagcaaatgcaaactttattgtagaaaataaaaacttaaaagAATTAATATCTTCTTTGGGTTTCACCTATGAAGagctgagaaaagagaaaagtttaAGAACAAACAAGAATATAGTAAAACTAAAAGAAGAAAGTCAACAACCTGGTCTTAAGCCAAAGAAAGTTGAGACAATATGTAGTGTAACACAAATTGAAGAACAGGGAGTTCTGGCTACAGATCCTTCAGATTATTCCCCTGGGAAAAAG GGCAGCATGTTTGAAAGCTACAGTATGATGAAAGAGCAAGTCAGAAAGGTGGAAGAGaaactaaaaatacagcaaaaggaattagaaaaatcaaaaaaagag GCTCAGAAGTGGTACAGAGAGCTTGGTTTTGCTGAAACAAGGTATGAAGAAACCAAAACTCATTTGATGCAGGTTCTCTCAGAATTAGACCACCTTAAGCAAGAAGTTGGGGACAAaatgcagggaaagcagcactgcaaaTTAATG CCTGTGTACACATTGAAGGATGCCCAGGAAAAAGAAGTGAATAAAATAGCCAGTAAGAGATTAGAGCAGCAAGTGTTGACCTTgaaagcccagctcagggacCAGGCTGCAGTACAAAATCAGTTTCATGACTTGCAGAATGAAGTGGAACTCCTTCAGGCTCAGCTATGTGAAAAG GAGaaagagctgcagaagaggAAGTCTGAAGTGAAGTTGACATTAGCTCCTCTGAAG GCTAAGCTGGCTTGCCTCACCCAAAAGTGCCAGGAAAGGAACAGCTTCATTAGGAGGATGCATGATGAATTCCACAGGCAAGGGTTTATTAACTCTGCATTTGATGAAGAGATGAAGAACCTGGTGAATGACAAGACCCTGGCAGAGTACATGGTTGCTTTTACACCAATGTGTGATCAAGTG ATTTCTGAAGAAGTCAGGAAAAGAAGGGACAACAGTGAATATTTTAAGACTTAA
- the C4H4orf50 gene encoding uncharacterized protein C4orf50 homolog isoform X1 gives MRKKLQLTLFEPGRCHITAFTTEKKVRNLSFCETNTNLWSDGLCIAAKGGFYDRATELLHGMLPSTVAEIFTTSLEECNMEKHWGNKQILPRSVSENKCLDKDVDDENYHQKIFTGRAEREEIQNDKAQQQQVTCNLEESSKVSYKNELFSPGKQGVEARESLHSMQGAQSLSVDFKDFKKCFEGSPERMEKEENISENCIPDVNSGCNGEDITEMEEKGRQAQKPSHQTSPSSNIGLKKRKDQTLKLCKPNKNFSCQKIAAKNVQHEYSQSFFSLDAERYPLNLLFPLPERPVCLSKLFQPGNSFYKCFCPLSTWEAGNECNVRISVLEKAVAACSQRIFLLMQENENYSKKVCILQQENDRYAQMMCALEEEMDAYFHYVLAADEANIVSFQNLLNEKEVAGGCYNNLTEESTMNPGTFFVATFSKNFSYVEEKNRNSEKDSWTIASNKLHRRVLSLNGRKMRCFQLLSDLKEERSRCFKEMAKLLQDKENYVTKYNELIQERKRNLQRIALSEGEKETLLEHLAEIKCEQDKYRTLVSELQDCKTSYYQTISDLQEEKCVLQREIDRIKQETSERLDELQKANANFIVENKNLKELISSLGFTYEELRKEKSLRTNKNIVKLKEESQQPGLKPKKVETICSVTQIEEQGVLATDPSDYSPGKKGSMFESYSMMKEQVRKVEEKLKIQQKELEKSKKEAQKWYRELGFAETRYEETKTHLMQVLSELDHLKQEVGDKMQGKQHCKLMPVYTLKDAQEKEVNKIASKRLEQQVLTLKAQLRDQAAVQNQFHDLQNEVELLQAQLCEKEKELQKRKSEVKLTLAPLKAKLACLTQKCQERNSFIRRMHDEFHRQGFINSAFDEEMKNLVNDKTLAEYMVAFTPMCDQVVLPSSTDVSQANGQPEDHVAGAKGSRRTGSVSADSQPGMDGPHSSPLPQTWVLVVLLQ, from the exons ATGAGGAAGAAGCTCCAACTGACCTTGTTTGAGCCTGGAAGGTGTCACATAACAGCTTTCACCACTGAGAAGAAAGTAAGGAATTTGAGTTTCTGTGAGACAAATACTAATCTTTGGTCTGATGGCCTTTGCATTGCTGCAAAAGGAGGATTTTATGACAGAGCTACTGAACTTCTTCATGGAATGTTGCCTTCCACTGTTGCTGAAATTTTTACAACATCTCTAGAAGAATGCAACATGGAGAAACATTGGGGAAACAAGCAAATTCTGCCAAGAAGTGTAAGTGAAAACAAATGTCTGGATAAAGATGTTGATGATGAAAACTATCaccaaaaaatatttacagggagagctgaaagagaagaaatacagaatgacAAAGCCCAACAACAACAGGTGACCTGTAATCTTGAGGAAAGTTCTAAAGTTTCCTACAAAAATGAATTATTCAGTCCTGGGAAACAAGGAGTGGAAGCCAGAGAGAGTCTCCATAGCATGCAGGGTGCCCAGAGTTTATCTGTTGattttaaagactttaaaaagtgttttgaagGGAGTCCTGAACGaatggagaaagaagaaaatatttcagaaaactgcATCCCTGATGTGAATAGTGGATGTAATGGAGAAGACATAactgaaatggaagagaaaggaaggcAGGCTCAGAAACCAAGTCACCAAACAAGCCCCTCCAGCAATATTGgcctgaaaaaaaggaaagaccaGACCTTGAAACTATGTAAACCAAATAAGAATTTCTCGTGTCAAAAAATAGCTGCTAAAAATGTGCAGCATGAATACTCACAGAGTTTTTTTTCATTGGATGCAGAGAGATATCCACTAAACTTGTTGTTTCCTCTGCCAGAGAGGCCTGTGTGCTTAAGTAAACTATTCCAGCCAGGAAACAGTTTTTATAAGTGTTTCTGTCCTCTGTCAACCTGGGAAGCTGGAAATGAATGTAATGTGAGAATATCTGTACTGGAAAAAGCAGTGGCTGCGTGTTCTCAGAGGATATTTCTGCTGATGCAAGAGAATGAGAATTACTCCAAAAAAGTCTGTATCTTACAACAGGAGAATGACAGATATGCCCAGATGATGTGTGCCCTGGAAGAGGAGATGGATGcatattttcattatgttttaGCAGCAGATGAAGCTAACATTGTTTCATTCCAAAACTTACTTAATGAGAAAGAAGTTGCTGGTGGATGTTATAATAATTTAACAGAAGAAAGCACCATGAACCCAGGAACATTTTTTGTTGCAACTTTTTCTAAGAATTTCTCATACgttgaagagaaaaacaggaattcTGAAAAAGACTCATGGACAATTGCATCAAATAAACTTCACAGGAGAGTTCTATCCCTgaatggaaggaaaatgaggtgcttccagctgctttctgacctgaaagaagaaagaagcagatGCTTCAAAGAAATGGCTAAATTATTACAAGACAAGGAGAACTATGTCACAAAATATAATGAATTAATacaagagagaaagagaaatttacAGAGAATAGCTCTTTCAGAAGGCGAAAAAGAAACTTTGTTGGAACATTTGGCAGAGATAAAGTGTGAGCAAGACAAATACAGGACCTTAGTTTCAGAGCTCCAGGACTGCAAAACTAGCTATTATCAAACAATTTCTGActtacaggaggaaaaatgtgtACTGCAAAGAGAGATAGACAGAATCAAGCAAGAAACTTCAGAACGGCTTGATGaacttcagaaagcaaatgcaaactttattgtagaaaataaaaacttaaaagAATTAATATCTTCTTTGGGTTTCACCTATGAAGagctgagaaaagagaaaagtttaAGAACAAACAAGAATATAGTAAAACTAAAAGAAGAAAGTCAACAACCTGGTCTTAAGCCAAAGAAAGTTGAGACAATATGTAGTGTAACACAAATTGAAGAACAGGGAGTTCTGGCTACAGATCCTTCAGATTATTCCCCTGGGAAAAAG GGCAGCATGTTTGAAAGCTACAGTATGATGAAAGAGCAAGTCAGAAAGGTGGAAGAGaaactaaaaatacagcaaaaggaattagaaaaatcaaaaaaagag GCTCAGAAGTGGTACAGAGAGCTTGGTTTTGCTGAAACAAGGTATGAAGAAACCAAAACTCATTTGATGCAGGTTCTCTCAGAATTAGACCACCTTAAGCAAGAAGTTGGGGACAAaatgcagggaaagcagcactgcaaaTTAATG CCTGTGTACACATTGAAGGATGCCCAGGAAAAAGAAGTGAATAAAATAGCCAGTAAGAGATTAGAGCAGCAAGTGTTGACCTTgaaagcccagctcagggacCAGGCTGCAGTACAAAATCAGTTTCATGACTTGCAGAATGAAGTGGAACTCCTTCAGGCTCAGCTATGTGAAAAG GAGaaagagctgcagaagaggAAGTCTGAAGTGAAGTTGACATTAGCTCCTCTGAAG GCTAAGCTGGCTTGCCTCACCCAAAAGTGCCAGGAAAGGAACAGCTTCATTAGGAGGATGCATGATGAATTCCACAGGCAAGGGTTTATTAACTCTGCATTTGATGAAGAGATGAAGAACCTGGTGAATGACAAGACCCTGGCAGAGTACATGGTTGCTTTTACACCAATGTGTGATCAAGTG GTGCTGCCTTCCTCCACAGATGTTTCACAGGCTAATGGTCAGCCAGAGGATCATGTGGCAGGCGCCAAAGGGAGCAGGAGGACTGGCTCAGTGTCTGCAGACTCTCAGCCAGGGATGGATGGCCCCCACAGTTCTCCCCTACCCCAGACATGGGTGCTGGTTGTTCTGTTGCAGTAA